Proteins encoded by one window of Carettochelys insculpta isolate YL-2023 chromosome 10, ASM3395843v1, whole genome shotgun sequence:
- the RARRES1 gene encoding retinoic acid receptor responder protein 1, protein MQPRGTARLGPLLLLLLLPLAGAGGAGPVSQRLAGHAARVALHYLNYRQGSPSALRALGQVRKATLKTIPGIGHKYYLQFTTEDYKSSQSVGACLATVIYLKRKPRPAVNINCTYTKDQTEIQEEDYSFYKKMKQQSKPVIGNEIPDKNGNIEPDMEPVWALAVAGSSYIMWEKSTENLGYFMAQVRNVKQWITKDDSIDFDYSVILHEIPTQEMISCHLRVIWTPGHPLKVKYFCLSGNQGSESGEGSGTESGSATGIFNEREANS, encoded by the exons ATGCAGCCGCGAGGCACAGCCCGGCTCgggcccctgctgctcctgcttctgCTGCCTCTGGCGGGGGCCGGCGGAGCGGGGCCGGTCTCCCAGCGCCTGGCCGGACATGCGGCGCGCGTGGCGCTGCACTATCTCAACTACCGCCAGGGCTCGCCTAGCGCGCTGCGGGCCCTCGGCCAGGTCCGCAAAGCCACGCTCAAG ACTATCCCAGGAATTGGACATAAGTACTACTTGCAGTTCACTACAGAGGACTACAAAAGCAGT CAAAGTGTTGGGGCCTGCCTTGCTACAGTTATCTACCTGAAGAGGAAACCTCGACCTGCTGTTAATATAAACTGCACATATACCAAAGATCAGACGGAAATCCAAGAAGAGGACTACAGCTTTTACAAAAAAATGAAGCAACAAAGCAAACCAGTCATTGGAAATGAGATTCCTG ACAAAAATGGAAATATTGAACCAGACATGGAGCCAGTGTGGGCTTTGGCAGTAGCTGGCAGCAGTTACATAATGTGGGAAAAGTCAACAGAGAACTTAGGCTATTTCATGGCACAAGTCAGGAATGTGAAGCAGTGG ATAACGAAAGATGACTCAATTGACTTTGACTACTCAGTCATTCTTCATGAAATTCCAACACAG GAAATGATTTCATGCCACCTCCGTGTCATTTGGACTCCTGGTCATCCCCTGAAAGTGAAGTACTTCTGCCTGTCGGGGAATCAGGGGTCAGAATCTGGAGAAGGGTCTGGAACAGAATCTGGGTCTGCTACTGGAATTTTCAATGAGAGAGAAGCAAATTCCTAA